In Musa acuminata AAA Group cultivar baxijiao chromosome BXJ2-8, Cavendish_Baxijiao_AAA, whole genome shotgun sequence, one genomic interval encodes:
- the LOC135581688 gene encoding piriformospora indica-insensitive protein 2-like isoform X2 — MMREITSAWAFLLLPLLIFHASSEPESSTARMEKAEQQALYLVIQDLVGNWWNGTALYPDPCGWTPIQGVSCDLFDGLWYVTALSIGPVLENSLQCAEEAKLSPLLFQLEHLRSLSFFNCFSSHRPTAVPSSSKWEKLAGSLQTLEFRSNRGLVGEIPANLGHLSNLQSLVLVDNSLAGELPVELGNLVHLKRLMLSGNKFSGQFPASLCHNLTELLILDLSSNSLSGSLPPSLCSLSSLLKLDLSNNQFHGSLPPELASLTHLTLLDLRSNNFSGAWFRSLAGMASLQDLLLSYNPWGGSLVELEWEALRNLTTLDLSHMGLTGKIPEAIASMKRLRYLALDNNHLSGSVSSGFAALPSLTALYLSGNNLTGKLEFSQEFYQRMGKRFACWNNPNLCYDAAVSMATGDVLYGVAQCKQDKEAASSNYEADPYARADRRNPDHSSGLVASFWFPAASTGGFWWGIAVEEVVSMVLFAMIL; from the exons ATGATGAGGGAGATCACTTCTGCGTGGGCTTTTCTCCTACTACCACTACTCATCTTTCATGCATCATCCGAACCAGAAAGCTCCACTGCTCGAATGGAGAAGGCAGAGCAACAAGCCCTGTATTTGGTGATCCAAGACTTGGTCGGCAACTGGTGGAATGGCACAGCACTTTATCCAGACCCTTGCGGCTGGACTCCGATACAG GGAGTATCATGCGATCTTTTTGATGGTTTATGGTACGTCACAGCACTAAGTATCGGACCCGTCCTCGAGAATTCCCTCCAATGCGCGGAGGAAGCGAAGCTGAGTCCACTGCTTTTCCAGCTCGAGCATCTCAGAAGCCTCTCCTTCTTCAACTGTTTCTCCTCTCATCGACCCACTGCCGTTCCATCAAGCAGCAAGTGGGAGAAGCTAGCTGGAAGCTTGCAAACCCTGGAGTTCCGCTCGAATCGAGGCCTCGTCGGAGAAATCCCAGCCAACCTTGGGCACCTCAGTAACCTACAGTCCCTTGTGCTGGTCGACAACTCTTTGGCTGGAGAGCTACCAGTGGAGCTTGGCAACTTAGTCCACCTGAAGCGGCTCATGCTCTCCGGTAATAAGTTCTCCGGCCAATTCCCAGCTTCTCTTTGCCACAACCTGACCGAGCTTTTGATCCTCGACCTCAGCAGCAACTCCCTGTCCGGTTCCCTTCCTCCCTCTCTCTGCAGTCTCAGTTCACTCTTAAAGCTTGATCTCAGCAACAACCAGTTCCATGGAAGCCTTCCACCAGAGCTCGCAAGTCTCACCCACCTCACTCTGCTGGACCTCAGGAGCAACAACTTCTCCGGTGCTTGGTTTAGATCTCTTGCTGGCATGGCGTCGCTTCAGGATTTGCTTCTGTCCTACAACCCATGGGGTGGGAGTCTCGTGGAGCTGGAGTGGGAGGCGCTGAGGAATCTCACGACGTTGGACCTCTCACATATGGGCTTAACGGGGAAGATTCCCGAAGCAATTGCGAGCATGAAGAGATTGAGATACCTGGCGCTGGATAACAACCACCTCTCCGGCAGCGTCTCCTCTGGATTTGCAGCTTTGCCTTCTCTTACTGCTCTCTATCTCAGCGGCAACAACCTGACAGGGAAACTCGAGTTCTCCCAAGAGTTCTATCAGAGGATGGGGAAGAGGTTTGCTTGTTGGAACAACCCAAACCTCTGTTACGACGCTGCTGTGTCCATGGCCACGGGAGACGTCCTTTATGGTGTGGCGCAGTGCAAGCAAGATAAGGAGGCGGCTTCTTCTAACTACGAGGCCGATCCCTACGCAAGGGCAGACAGGAGGAATCCAGATCACAGTTCTGGTTTGGTGGCCTCCTTTTGGTTTCCTGCTGCTTCGACCGGTGGATTTTGGTGGGGAATTGCTGTTGAGGAGGTAGTCAGCATGGTTCTTTTCGCCATGATCTTGTAA
- the LOC135581688 gene encoding piriformospora indica-insensitive protein 2-like isoform X1: MSRLMMREITSAWAFLLLPLLIFHASSEPESSTARMEKAEQQALYLVIQDLVGNWWNGTALYPDPCGWTPIQGVSCDLFDGLWYVTALSIGPVLENSLQCAEEAKLSPLLFQLEHLRSLSFFNCFSSHRPTAVPSSSKWEKLAGSLQTLEFRSNRGLVGEIPANLGHLSNLQSLVLVDNSLAGELPVELGNLVHLKRLMLSGNKFSGQFPASLCHNLTELLILDLSSNSLSGSLPPSLCSLSSLLKLDLSNNQFHGSLPPELASLTHLTLLDLRSNNFSGAWFRSLAGMASLQDLLLSYNPWGGSLVELEWEALRNLTTLDLSHMGLTGKIPEAIASMKRLRYLALDNNHLSGSVSSGFAALPSLTALYLSGNNLTGKLEFSQEFYQRMGKRFACWNNPNLCYDAAVSMATGDVLYGVAQCKQDKEAASSNYEADPYARADRRNPDHSSGLVASFWFPAASTGGFWWGIAVEEVVSMVLFAMIL, from the exons ATGTCCAGATTAATGATGAGGGAGATCACTTCTGCGTGGGCTTTTCTCCTACTACCACTACTCATCTTTCATGCATCATCCGAACCAGAAAGCTCCACTGCTCGAATGGAGAAGGCAGAGCAACAAGCCCTGTATTTGGTGATCCAAGACTTGGTCGGCAACTGGTGGAATGGCACAGCACTTTATCCAGACCCTTGCGGCTGGACTCCGATACAG GGAGTATCATGCGATCTTTTTGATGGTTTATGGTACGTCACAGCACTAAGTATCGGACCCGTCCTCGAGAATTCCCTCCAATGCGCGGAGGAAGCGAAGCTGAGTCCACTGCTTTTCCAGCTCGAGCATCTCAGAAGCCTCTCCTTCTTCAACTGTTTCTCCTCTCATCGACCCACTGCCGTTCCATCAAGCAGCAAGTGGGAGAAGCTAGCTGGAAGCTTGCAAACCCTGGAGTTCCGCTCGAATCGAGGCCTCGTCGGAGAAATCCCAGCCAACCTTGGGCACCTCAGTAACCTACAGTCCCTTGTGCTGGTCGACAACTCTTTGGCTGGAGAGCTACCAGTGGAGCTTGGCAACTTAGTCCACCTGAAGCGGCTCATGCTCTCCGGTAATAAGTTCTCCGGCCAATTCCCAGCTTCTCTTTGCCACAACCTGACCGAGCTTTTGATCCTCGACCTCAGCAGCAACTCCCTGTCCGGTTCCCTTCCTCCCTCTCTCTGCAGTCTCAGTTCACTCTTAAAGCTTGATCTCAGCAACAACCAGTTCCATGGAAGCCTTCCACCAGAGCTCGCAAGTCTCACCCACCTCACTCTGCTGGACCTCAGGAGCAACAACTTCTCCGGTGCTTGGTTTAGATCTCTTGCTGGCATGGCGTCGCTTCAGGATTTGCTTCTGTCCTACAACCCATGGGGTGGGAGTCTCGTGGAGCTGGAGTGGGAGGCGCTGAGGAATCTCACGACGTTGGACCTCTCACATATGGGCTTAACGGGGAAGATTCCCGAAGCAATTGCGAGCATGAAGAGATTGAGATACCTGGCGCTGGATAACAACCACCTCTCCGGCAGCGTCTCCTCTGGATTTGCAGCTTTGCCTTCTCTTACTGCTCTCTATCTCAGCGGCAACAACCTGACAGGGAAACTCGAGTTCTCCCAAGAGTTCTATCAGAGGATGGGGAAGAGGTTTGCTTGTTGGAACAACCCAAACCTCTGTTACGACGCTGCTGTGTCCATGGCCACGGGAGACGTCCTTTATGGTGTGGCGCAGTGCAAGCAAGATAAGGAGGCGGCTTCTTCTAACTACGAGGCCGATCCCTACGCAAGGGCAGACAGGAGGAATCCAGATCACAGTTCTGGTTTGGTGGCCTCCTTTTGGTTTCCTGCTGCTTCGACCGGTGGATTTTGGTGGGGAATTGCTGTTGAGGAGGTAGTCAGCATGGTTCTTTTCGCCATGATCTTGTAA
- the LOC135581688 gene encoding piriformospora indica-insensitive protein 2-like isoform X3: MQGVSCDLFDGLWYVTALSIGPVLENSLQCAEEAKLSPLLFQLEHLRSLSFFNCFSSHRPTAVPSSSKWEKLAGSLQTLEFRSNRGLVGEIPANLGHLSNLQSLVLVDNSLAGELPVELGNLVHLKRLMLSGNKFSGQFPASLCHNLTELLILDLSSNSLSGSLPPSLCSLSSLLKLDLSNNQFHGSLPPELASLTHLTLLDLRSNNFSGAWFRSLAGMASLQDLLLSYNPWGGSLVELEWEALRNLTTLDLSHMGLTGKIPEAIASMKRLRYLALDNNHLSGSVSSGFAALPSLTALYLSGNNLTGKLEFSQEFYQRMGKRFACWNNPNLCYDAAVSMATGDVLYGVAQCKQDKEAASSNYEADPYARADRRNPDHSSGLVASFWFPAASTGGFWWGIAVEEVVSMVLFAMIL; the protein is encoded by the exons ATGCAg GGAGTATCATGCGATCTTTTTGATGGTTTATGGTACGTCACAGCACTAAGTATCGGACCCGTCCTCGAGAATTCCCTCCAATGCGCGGAGGAAGCGAAGCTGAGTCCACTGCTTTTCCAGCTCGAGCATCTCAGAAGCCTCTCCTTCTTCAACTGTTTCTCCTCTCATCGACCCACTGCCGTTCCATCAAGCAGCAAGTGGGAGAAGCTAGCTGGAAGCTTGCAAACCCTGGAGTTCCGCTCGAATCGAGGCCTCGTCGGAGAAATCCCAGCCAACCTTGGGCACCTCAGTAACCTACAGTCCCTTGTGCTGGTCGACAACTCTTTGGCTGGAGAGCTACCAGTGGAGCTTGGCAACTTAGTCCACCTGAAGCGGCTCATGCTCTCCGGTAATAAGTTCTCCGGCCAATTCCCAGCTTCTCTTTGCCACAACCTGACCGAGCTTTTGATCCTCGACCTCAGCAGCAACTCCCTGTCCGGTTCCCTTCCTCCCTCTCTCTGCAGTCTCAGTTCACTCTTAAAGCTTGATCTCAGCAACAACCAGTTCCATGGAAGCCTTCCACCAGAGCTCGCAAGTCTCACCCACCTCACTCTGCTGGACCTCAGGAGCAACAACTTCTCCGGTGCTTGGTTTAGATCTCTTGCTGGCATGGCGTCGCTTCAGGATTTGCTTCTGTCCTACAACCCATGGGGTGGGAGTCTCGTGGAGCTGGAGTGGGAGGCGCTGAGGAATCTCACGACGTTGGACCTCTCACATATGGGCTTAACGGGGAAGATTCCCGAAGCAATTGCGAGCATGAAGAGATTGAGATACCTGGCGCTGGATAACAACCACCTCTCCGGCAGCGTCTCCTCTGGATTTGCAGCTTTGCCTTCTCTTACTGCTCTCTATCTCAGCGGCAACAACCTGACAGGGAAACTCGAGTTCTCCCAAGAGTTCTATCAGAGGATGGGGAAGAGGTTTGCTTGTTGGAACAACCCAAACCTCTGTTACGACGCTGCTGTGTCCATGGCCACGGGAGACGTCCTTTATGGTGTGGCGCAGTGCAAGCAAGATAAGGAGGCGGCTTCTTCTAACTACGAGGCCGATCCCTACGCAAGGGCAGACAGGAGGAATCCAGATCACAGTTCTGGTTTGGTGGCCTCCTTTTGGTTTCCTGCTGCTTCGACCGGTGGATTTTGGTGGGGAATTGCTGTTGAGGAGGTAGTCAGCATGGTTCTTTTCGCCATGATCTTGTAA